The DNA segment GACAACCTTTACAAATGCAGGATTTATTGGGATTCCACTAGTTCTGGCCGTTCTTGGTTATGAAGGAGTTTTTTTTGTGTCTGCTTATAGTGCTGTGACAAATATTTTACAACGAACTTACGGCATTTATATTATTTCAGGAGATAACTCTTTAATCACTCCTAAGCACGCTTTATTAAACCCGGCAACATTAGGCTCACTTACTGGATTGATTTTTTATTTACTGCAAATACAACTGCCAACTATTTTAAGTGATTCTCTTTTTACTATTGCAGATTTAAATACGCCATTAGCTATGATTTTATTAGGCAGTTATGTGGCGCAGTCTAAATTAATGGATGTATTTACTCATCCACGAGCTTATTGGACTACTTTCTTATCTTTGATTCTGTCTCCACTTATCAGTATCTTTGTGTTATGGCTATTGCCTTTAGATAACTATTTAGTCTTTTTTGTACTAGCCATTGCAACTTCTGCTCCTATCGCTGTAAACACGGCTTTATTCTCTCAACTTTATGGTGGAGATTATGAATATGGCGCGCGCTTAGTGGTTTTATCTACTTTGCTTTCCATCATCAGTATGCCTATGGTCCTACAAATTGCTGAATTTGCATTTTCAATGAACTAAAATGGTATCGAGAAAGAAGCAACATTGAGAAGAATATCTTCTTAATGTTGCTTCTTTCTCGATATGTAATAACGTATTTTATTTAATGCGGCCGAGAAGAGTCGAACTTCCCCGAAAGATACTCCCAACATCCCTTAAGCTGATTTTGTAGATTTTAAATACTCTCAATTAATTTTAATACCTATATTTAATTGGTTTAATCAGCTTTATAATTTACTCATAGAAATATAAATTATCAATCTATTTTTTAGTTGTCGTAAATAATCCATTATTCAATACATACAGCATTTAGTAATATAGAAAAAAAGCATAGCGTTATTAAATATTAAAGATATAATTAAGTTACCCCTATTGGTTGCCAATCATTAGGGATAATAAAAAATATATATACATTGGAGGAATAAAAAATGGCGAAAAAAAGATTGTTTGACGAAAATGGTAACGAGGTTAAAGGTAAAATCAAGAAACCTTTTTACAAAAAAGTTTGGTTTTGGGCAGTTGTAGTTATCCTTATAGGTGCTTTTGGTAGTATGGGTGGCGAAGACGAAGTCGCTGAGAGCAATGCTGCTGCAGTACCTAGCGAGAAAAAAGTAGAAACAACTGAAGCTA comes from the Carnobacterium sp. 17-4 genome and includes:
- a CDS encoding AEC family transporter, translating into MTISNIILQQLGSMFVLIFFGYILVKKNVLNVSGTKQIANMLANFITPVLLFMSFQQSYDSTQFKWFLATIAITILLMAMRILVNYFFLRKASRTDRYATTFTNAGFIGIPLVLAVLGYEGVFFVSAYSAVTNILQRTYGIYIISGDNSLITPKHALLNPATLGSLTGLIFYLLQIQLPTILSDSLFTIADLNTPLAMILLGSYVAQSKLMDVFTHPRAYWTTFLSLILSPLISIFVLWLLPLDNYLVFFVLAIATSAPIAVNTALFSQLYGGDYEYGARLVVLSTLLSIISMPMVLQIAEFAFSMN